The DNA region attattttttaatattattattgttttgagattcgAAAAGTTGaatgatttattataatttgtgtgaaaatttaagaaagttgtaatgataagatgaaatgagatgaaacacttttaccATTCAAACCAACTTAGATAAGTAGGTTATAAGTACTAAAGATATTGACTTATTAGCTGAATTTTGATCAGCTGAACATGAATGACTCTAGGTTGTAAAATGGTGAAGAGACTCTTTCACTTGCAGAGGGTTAAAAACataatgataagaaaaaatAGGTTTTCACCTTGCAAAAGGGGGTGAAAGTTGataaagattttaattttaagtatgatATTCGGGTTTGATACAAAAAGTGATGAATGTGATCTCACATTATTTAGGGATGAGAGAAGTATTTGCCAAATTATTCAAAGAAGTTTCAATCATAATATTGACTGAATATAGGCTTAGATATAATTTAACCTTTGCTTACGTCGTTGAGTCAAGACAACATTCAGTAACAATAATTTATGTGTCGAATTGATATACGTAAAACTATATGGAAACTGTTGGCTATGAATTTCCATGCTTTGATTCACAAAATGGTAATTTGTATTCATCGAGGTTCCATGATTGAAATCGTTAAAAGGTTGTTTACTCCTGCACTCATGTTGACTGCAGAATTTCTGTCCATCGCAATCCGACCTCCGACAAAAGCAGGTTTTTTAGGTGTAGGCAGAGGTGCATGTTCATTGCTGATCATTAAGACTACATCATGCATGGCGGGTCGATCAGTCGGGTTTTCTTGGACACAAAGAAGCCCGACGTTAACGAGTCTCAACAGAATAGAAATGGAAGGAGGATACCCTATAATCAAATCCATCAAGTCCAACGTCTGATCCGTCGTCCACAACTCCCAAGCCTGTTATAATTTTAAGatcatttcaactcaactcatatATAAAGCAATAAGAATTTGAGAAGGCAGAAAAGTTACGCACATAATTAAGAAGATTGAGTGACTCGCTGTTATAGAAGCCAGTATTCTTCTTGCCACTCACAATCTCTAGCAGCAATACTCCAAAGCTAAACACATCAGACTTTATCGAGTAGAGACCCTCCATTGCATATTCAGGCGACATATAGCCACTGTGtttcaaaacaataaattaTGCAAGCAATTGAAGGTATTATACAACAAATAGATAGCATACTTACTAAGTTCCAATAATCCTCCTCGTGTTAGCATGTGTTTGATTGTCTTCTACTATTcgagccatgccaaaatctGATATTTTCGGGTTCATTCCACTATCCAAGAGAATGTTACTGGGCTTTAGATCTCTATGTATGACTCGTAACCTTGAATGTTGATGAAGATAAAGAAGCCCTTGAGCAATGCCTTCAATAATGTGTATGCGTGTCTCCCAGTTTAACATCTTTTTCTTGGTCGGATCTGTTGcaatagaaaaatagaaaaagaaaaataaactaagtcGTTTATGCAATTATGTAGTTTACATGCATATATGTGTGtttataaaacacattaattaatatgatgAAAGACGCTCGCACCAAAAAGGTAGAAATCCAGGCTTTTATTGGGCATGTACTcgtatattaatattttctcgTCTTGCTCAATACAGCAACCCAAGACTCTGACAAGATTTCTATGCTGGAGTTTTGCAATTAGTATCGTCTCATTCCTGAACTCCTCAAGTCCCTGTCCTGAACTTTTTGAAAGCATTTTCACCGCAATTTCTTGCCCTCTGAATAACTTCCCCTGTGAAAGAGAACCACATATAAGctctttgaactttttttttaaaaaaaaaataataattttgagcTCATTCTCTAGAATCAAGAAGAAAACATACCTTGTAGACAGGTCCAAAACCTCCTTCCCCGAGCTTGTTCGCAATCGAGAAATTATTGGTTGCGGTTAATACACTCTTATAACTGAATAGTGGTAACTCAACATCCTTCTTCCCTCTTCTCTTCAGATTATCTTTATTGATAGGTTCATCACTCGTTGCATGAAATTCCGtattaaaatcaaaaaacaGTATATCATTGCTTGAAGCCTGTTCCCCTGTTTGATATAGAAAGATAGAAATCTAGTGCTCGATCAGTCTGCTTGAACCAGTATTAAGTAGGTTACAgcattagattaaaaaaaaagctcaATCTCTATGAGCCATTTAAGTACAAGTAGGAGGACCTACGTGCAGTCCATCTCCAGAGCCTGAACTCCATCTTCACCAACAGATGTGAGATCATACTTTTAGATCCCACAAAAATAAGCTTATAAACTGACATAGTTTcatatgatattttaatatagtttataaatttataataaaagtaattttataatctaaggCATTAAATCAAATCACATCATGTTGTTAGTTTACTTTTATGGAATCTCTTTGTATTTAAAgcatttatctaatttttaatgttTGGAGCAAGAGAAAgtgtagagttttttttttttgttcttagaTATAGGTACATCTTTATACGGTTGTCGTTTACCCACAAAACCAAAACAATGAACAAATAAagcttgtaatttttgtaaagtGATTTCTCTACGTGTAGAACTTGCGCTTACCTTTGCGTTTGAGCTTTCCCCTTGAAAAACAAATACAGAGACATAAGATAACCCCTGCTGCAGGGACCAGAACACCTACAGTTACTCGTactctccatttgtttcctgaTTATGATGATAAGAATAAATATTAGCTCAACTATAACCGAAAATTTAGCACTCGCTCGGATAAAATGATAGCATAAACTTATGTAGATCTCATCTCATTCATCATGCCTTTGGTTCTAATTTGATGCTCATCTCCAGCAAGTCTTTGATACTCATCAGCAGCAAGTCTGAGATGGATGACTTTTCCAACCGgatcaccatctggaagttgCTGTATGTTCAAAAGAGCTCCTTCCCATATCATACACGTGCTGATATTATAAGCATAAGCTGTGCAAGAgcatttttctatgcaagactTTTCACATATCCCAGCACTCTCAAACAAATACGTTATGGGTTTGACTGGCAATCTCATGTTTGACATTTTCAGGAATGAATCATTTTTGCCATTAGCAGGCTTACTATTCTCACATTGCAAAGGCAATTTCCTCACACAACGGCCTGACCAATCATTCAGATTGGTGTCTTCAAAGCCTTTTAGACATTCACAAGGGCTTGAGGAATTCCCATATTCATTATACACGCCAAAGGCACCACACGAAGCATAGACATCAGATGGATTTGCCGGTCGAGACCAAATTAAATTCCAATCCCAAGGGACAGCCCGCGACGCCATTTGCTGGATCTGTCCTGAAGATGTAATGCAAAATCTATACCTGGAAGTACTTTTaacagaaaatttaaaatatttttccttttcactggATACAAAAGTGAAGTTGACGACAGAATTCATTTCCATCCACATATCAGGAGCTAAGCTGAAAGTTTTTCCATTCCAATCTCCAGTACTCCAATATATTTGGCTTCTGTTCCACTGTAAGATATATTGACTGCTTCCATTTGGATCTAATCCAAACGAGAACATACCCGGTGCAGGATCTTCCGAACTCGTCCAAGAAATAATCTGCTTCGATTTTCCAGTATCATTATCGATACCAAGCTTTGCGCCTGGCAGCCATGTATCGGTTGGATGGTCGAAACTCTCCCAAAATATTGTAGACAGGTTCGATCTAtctcttaaaacaaaatttccGTCATCGCGAAGTACTGCTTCAGTTGAATTTGACAGGGTAAAAGGCAGATTTGTGGACCAAAATCGTCTCGAATCTTCGAGCAGCACCAGATTGCCATCTTGAGATAATTCGAGTCTTGAAGAAGATTGGTTAGACAGTGGGTTCTCTCTATTTGCCACCCAGACAATGTCTTTTGTATCAAAGGATTTATACCATATGCAGAGGTAGAGTTTCGAAGAAGCGCCTCGTTTGTCAAAACCGAGTTCAAATATCCCACCTCGAGATTCCAGCCTGTCGACCACCGTAAGAGGCTTACCCGCTGAAATTGTATCGAGGGAGAAACATGCTTTGAAGTAGGAAAGAGTTGGAAGCAGAACAAAGAAAAGCCATGACTCGGCAATATTCGTAACCATTCCTCGCTAACAATCGCAGAGAGTGAGTAATTGCAGCAAAATAAAAGGAGAATAATGACACTAGAAATGTACGAGTAAAGCGGAGATATTCGGCCTTTTGCTAATGAGAAAGTTGACTCCGTCATTCCAGACCATTGACTAGTCCTATGTGCCAATTTCCAGACGCGTGACGATAAACTCACAACTGAATATTCATAATttatagataattttaaataaaataatatttttattaaagttttgctacatataagtataatcgcgtactaatctatatataccaatactaatttatttatatttaaaatttaaattaacactatttttaataaaatttactttttaactaatcacatcacattaatacacaaattaatacataattatacttacaactatatttttcctttttattaaacttAAACACATCAAACCTTTTACAGCGCACCACGGGAAAGGGTCCATCCCGTCCAGCACGATGCTGGAAGCACTCCTAGTCTACCATTTATCTTTCCAAATTATTCTAACACGCAATCTCTCAACAGTTCAACTTATGACATtctcatattaatattttggtattttgtGTTTATGATGGATTTAATAATAAGTGATATTTTGCACACTAgacttgtaaataaaattattcgactataaaataaaacttattcTGAGTTATTTTGTCTTCCATCAAAGACAATAATTTGTGAGTTATGGCGTGTTTTCAGTCGTCAGCAACTCGAcataacaaatttaaaattctgtTATCTGAACTTTTTTTAACGGTGTGTTTTACAGTCAAATATGATGGTTGAATCCGGAAGTGATGATAAGGAAAATTCTccagttatttttttaagaccCGATGGGGAACGTGAATGTATTCAACACGAACATCTTAGTCATAACGTTGCAGAGACGACATAAATTAGGTCGATGCCTAATTGTCTTTGACAAAATATCTTATggcattatttttaattatgtttataatataattctataactttttaaaatatgttattcttcaattaataattataataaatttaaaaaataagatgaagcattttataaaaaataaaatgaaattaaatgatCAAATTCATGATCAACAAATCAGCTCAACAATTTGGAGAATTATAATTTAGAAGTGTTGTGAATGTGTTTAGGTATCTTTAATGTTTTTACTATTCAAGCACGCGTTAttcagtaaaaaataaaaattttatttacaagtcAGTATGAATAACACACTTTCCATACTACGAACACGATATGATTTGACTAgggagaaatttaaaaaatttcaaatcttgcaaattaaatttatttttgtaagtggTGTAGATGAAATATTCTACATGCCTTTCACAACATTGACATGGCATGTAAGGAATCAATTGACAACTTCAAGAATTGACATGAATAACATGCCGTTTATTACTCAATTTGTAAAGCATCGAGCTCATGGTTCTACCCTACACAACTTATAGGAATTATTATTTCCCTTGTGGCGGCTGAAGATTTGAATAAAAAGGCAATATCTACCACAATTGTTACATGTATTTCACCATGCACTTATTGTATTCTATACTCTTcatttgagataaaataatcgGTTCCAAATTAAAGAGAATTACTACGGAAGgagaatatttaaaaagacAAGGTATTCATTGTAACAACTAGGGTTTAATGGAAAAGAATCCAGACGATGAGTCTCTCCCCATGTCTTCCCTCGAGTGAGCTTCCCCTCTCTTAGTAGTCTCCCCTTCCTTTCATCAAACACCCACCCTCTCAATACCTTCAAAATCCCTCTCCTCTTACCCCCTCCCCACTTTCGTTAACCATGTCTTCCATCCCAACCAAGATTGACAAATTCATCCAAGCCAAAGCCCTTTCATGGAGTGATCTTAACTTGGAACCAGAAGCTAGTGCAATAATGCACTTCTCAAACCTAACTCTAATAGGAAAGCTCATCTCCTTGAAGCCACCGGACAAACATACCTTCCACTCAACCATAAAGGCCATTTGGGGCTTTGTATTAAGATTTATCATTGAAGACATTGATGTcaacactttccttttcatgtTCCCAACACagcaagaaagagaaagaattaTAGACAATAGGCCATGGAACTTCAAAGGCTTCCATATAGTGTTAAGACAATGGCCAATAGGACTTAGTATCCATGAAGTTGCTGTTAACCACTCTGTATTTTGGGTGCAAGTCCATAGTCTGCCACTGGAAATGCTATCAAACCAAAATGCAGAAAGGATTAGAAGCATACTATGCAAAGTCATAGCAGTTGATAAAGCTTCAATCTTTGAATTTGTACTCAGGCAATACTTTAGAATTAGAGTTGAGATTAATATTAACCTCCCTCTCCCTGATGGTTTTGATCTAGCTAGGCCAAACATAGAGccgattttttatttcttttgaaatataggAGGCTCTCTGAATTCTGTTACTCATGTGGGAGATTTAGATCATATATTTCAAGCTTATCCAAGCAATAACTTGTTGCCAGAAAACCTGGTCTATGGTCCATGGCTAAGAGCAGATAATCCAATGAGTAGATGCAAGAATCCCTGTGGCCCGCCACAAACCCCACACCACCATCAAAATCAGATGAGGAGTAATGCATTCACCCTCGGCTCTCTACCACTAGTGCATATTAGCGAACCAACTCATGGGAAGCCCTTCGGAAACTAAACTAATCCAGCCATCCAAACAacaaagggaaagaaaagatgcataTGGAAGAAAGCACTTTGCTGCACAAACCAGAAAATTGGGGTAAATCACTATGCATCATCTCAGTTACTCCATGCTAGCCTCAATGGAACTCAAGCTCTATCAACCAAGCTCCAATGGTGGTAGCATTCTCAAGGGATCTGATCACACCATGTGGTAATGATCAATGGACTACAGGAGGAATGTCAATGCCATTTATTAATAGCACACTATCTGCTAAGCCCCCAACCCTGACCCAGCCACCAGTCCCTCCTCATGCTCTATTTTGTCCCTTGGACCCTAGCCCATCACAGCAAGGTCTCCATCTTCCAAGCCCCGCATTAAAGCAATCACATCATGCCTCCTTCAAAGTAAACCATGGTTCGACCAATCTACTCCCATCAGAAACTGGCCCGCCTTGTACAAGTAAATAATAGCCTAGTTTGAGAACATCTTGAGCCCAATTTACTATAAGCATTCTCAGCCCTTATGGCCAATCCTTGGAAGCCTCTATGAGAATACATTCTCACCTAATTAGCCTAAGAGCCCCGACAAGCCCAACCTGCAAAGGAAGCCTACTTAAGTGATATATCTCACACTCTTATGGAGCAATAGGCACATCCCAAATCCATAGATCACTATCTAGCAACTCCTCTTTCCCTCGACAACGAGCTAAAACCCCCATGCCCTAACCATAAACTCCTCATTCCCTGTGATACCCTATCGCCTACAAAGAAGAGAGACTTAGCTCCCTCAGAGGTAGAGATTCCACCAAAAAATAGACTATCTTCTCACCTGATAACTGAAGTAATTACCTAGGAAATTATCCTTGAAAACTCTCTCAGTGAGGCAAAATTAgaggaaacaataaaaattgatgaagAACAACCATTGGCAAAGCTCCTTTAGACTGCGGGGAAATAGAAGAAAGGAATTGATGGACAACAAAGGAAGGCTAGAAGGTATACATCATACAACTCCAAGGTAGCAAAGCTTCCCATGGGTAACACCTCTCACTCCCCTCTCCAGAACGTAGAATCCTTTTCTGAATTGGCTGTTGTGACAGGCTTATCCTGCCACCAATTAAGAAATGAGGCTACTGTATTGGAATTGTAGAGGAATTGCTCGTCCTTCTGCAATTCGTAGCTTAAGGGCTCAAATTAGAACTCACCAACCTGATATGATCTTTGTAGCGGAGACCCTTTTGTCCGATGTAAAAACCTTAGGTGTTGTGAATAGCTTAGGATTTTCGTTGTTTTTACATGTTCCCTCTCAATAGAAATGGGGAGGTATGTTATGTATGTGGCGTCCTAGTGTGGATGTAGAACCTGTTTATATCTCTTCTAATATTATGACTCTTTTGATGTACACGGACCCAACACATACTCCATAGCTCCTTAACCTTGTGTACTGTCCTGCTCCACCTtgtcttaaaataaatttctggACATAGCTTAGCACCATCACAGAGGCTCTCCTTGGCCCTTTGTTAAACATAGAAGATTTCAACTCTATTCTCCAACAGTCTGAAAATTTGGAGGAAGACCTTTTGCATCTCCATCAAACCCGAGTGGACTTAAGTTATTcatggaacaaaatgggttggCTGACCTAGGCTACCAAGGCCCAAATTCACTTGGTCTAACAAACGTCATGGCCGGGTAATATTAGAGAAAGAATTGATAGAGGAATAACAAACTCACAATGGACCCTTTTATTCCCTGATGCCAAGATCAATCACTTTCCAATCTACTCTTTAAATCATTCCCCTCTCCTTCTAAATATGTTTGGTACTAATAGATTCCAAAGTCcgtttaaatttgaagaattttagGCAATGGACCATTCTAGTCTAACTGTTATCAAAGAAACTTGAAACATTAGCATATCTGGTAATCCTCCTTATGCGCTAACTTAAAAACTTAAGCTTGTCAAAAAAGCATAGAAACTCTAGAATGTGAATAACTTTGGTTGTATTCAATCActcaaaaaaaaatcagaattctCAACTCActcatcttcaatcacaaaatcCCACTGATAATTCCTCTCATTTAGAGGAACAAGTGAGTCTATGCCTGAAAGAACAGCTTAAAAGTTAGGAAACTCTTTGGCACCAAAAATCTATACTACAATGGCTAACCACAACTGACCTGAACATGAAATTTTTTCACAAGTCCTCTACCatgagaaggaggaggaatGACATTGAATGTCTCAAGAACCATTCCAATCATTGGTCAATAATTCTCAAGAAATCCAAAGTATGATCTTGGAGCATTTCCAGAACATCTATCAATCTTCAAATCCCTCATTCCCTTCTGATCTAGAAAATCTCTTCCATTCTAAGATTTCTGAACTGGACAATGAGTTATTGTGTAGCATACCACTAGAAGAGGAAATCCTCTCAACCATCAAACAAATTTCCTCTTCAAAATTCCCGGGACCTGATGATTTCACTGGAttcttttataaacattattaggAAGTTATCAAATATGATATGATTGTGCCCATAATAAACTTCTTCACTCATGGACACCTGTTAAAGGAACTGAATCATGCCCATATAGTTCTAGTCCCTATGATTGAAACTTCTAATACTGACCATTAATACAGACCAATTAGCCTCTCTAATGTTTGCTATAAAACCATTGCAAAAATTCTGGCCAAAAGGCTAAAAGTGATCCTTCAGAAGTTCATATCTACCCACCAATCTACCTTTGTACATGGGAAAGTCATTAAGGAAAACACTATAATAGCTCAATAAGTGTTTCATctcctaaaaaagaaaagtgGAAGGAAAGGActtaaggccataaaaattgatatggaaaaaaCTTTTGACTTTATGAAATGGAAATTTCTTCTAGTTGTTCTCTCTTGTCTTGGTTTCCACTCTACCTGGATAAATTAGATTAAAGAATGCATATCCTCAATTTCATTTTCAGTAGTCATCAATGGGAAACCCCATGGTCTCTTTCACCCTTCTAGAGGACTAAGACAACGAGATCCCCTCTCTCCATTCCTCTTCATTATAGGCAGTGAAGTCCTCTCTTGTTTAATCTTAAGAGAAGAACATCAAGGGCACATAAAAGGGATCAAAAGTAGCAAAGAGGGCCCTCCATTcacccatcttttgtttgctTATGATCTAATCCTCTTTGGGTTAGTTAATACTAGAAATGCCCAATCCTTAAAAGACTACCTGAAAACTTACTCCTTTTGGTCTAGTGAAATTATCAACTCAAGGAAATCATCAATCTAATTTAGCAAAAATTCTACCAATTCCTCAATCCAAGAAGTAAGAAACATTCTTAATTTCAAAATCTCTTCTTCCAAAATCAAATATCTTGGCCTTCCCCTTAGTTTTGATGCTTCCGGCACTTTCATCTTTAAAGAAATGCTGGAGAGAATACACAACAAACTAGAAGGCTGGAAGCCTAAACTCATGTCCCAAGCAGGAAGGACCACTCTTATAAGATCTGTAGCTACCTCTATCCCACGCTATATAATGTCTAGTCTTTGGATAccaaaaaatatctcaaagGATATTGATAGAGCATTAATGAGATTTTAACGGGGGCTTTGatccaaaaaaatctcataatttCACTCCAAAATCTTGGAATTCTATCTGGAAACCCAAATCTTTGGAAGGTCTTGGGTTAAGGTTGACTTCCCAGTTTAATAAAGCCTTGCTTAGTAAAATGGGATGGCACCTATCAGTGATGCTTCCAGTAAATGGAAGACTATCATTTTTGCAAAATACCTCAAGATTCCTTATGGCTAGCAGTCTCTCCCAAGCAAACTGACTCCAAATTTTGGAAATGTTTCCTAAAACAAAAAGAGTTTATTGCTTCCAGCCTTTGCATTCAGATTAATAATGGTTATAATACTAAAGTCTGGGCATATCCTTGAATTCCCTCATTGTCTCCTCCTATCCCCAGCCCACTCTCACCACTCCTTCCTCAAGATTCACCACTAAGACTCTTTGAGCTTACTCTTGAGGAACCTGGAAGGTGGAACTTACTTCTCTTGCAAGCCCTATTCTCTCAGGAAACCGTTAATGAAATTGAGAAGAttcatttggcccaatatcaaTTTCATAATACAAGGGATACTTTCAAATGGACTCATCACTCTAATTGGACATTTTTAGTCTCCGCCTATGCAACAATTTCAATTCAATCCAATGTGGCTAACTCTCCCTATCTTGCTTCTTTGTGGAAAAAACTTTGGTCCTTTAAA from Carya illinoinensis cultivar Pawnee chromosome 6, C.illinoinensisPawnee_v1, whole genome shotgun sequence includes:
- the LOC122314022 gene encoding receptor-like serine/threonine-protein kinase SD1-8, whose amino-acid sequence is MVTNIAESWLFFVLLPTLSYFKACFSLDTISAGKPLTVVDRLESRGGIFELGFDKRGASSKLYLCIWYKSFDTKDIVWVANRENPLSNQSSSRLELSQDGNLVLLEDSRRFWSTNLPFTLSNSTEAVLRDDGNFVLRDRSNLSTIFWESFDHPTDTWLPGAKLGIDNDTGKSKQIISWTSSEDPAPGMFSFGLDPNGSSQYILQWNRSQIYWSTGDWNGKTFSLAPDMWMEMNSVVNFTFVSSEKEKYFKFSVKSTSRYRFCITSSGQIQQMASRAVPWDWNLIWSRPANPSDVYASCGAFGVYNEYGNSSSPCECLKGFEDTNLNDWSGRCVRKLPLQCENSKPANGKNDSFLKMSNMRLPVKPITYLFESAGICEKSCIEKCSCTAYAYNISTCMIWEGALLNIQQLPDGDPVGKVIHLRLAADEYQRLAGDEHQIRTKGNKWRVRVTVGVLVPAAGVILCLCICFSRGKLKRKGEQASSNDILFFDFNTEFHATSDEPINKDNLKRRGKKDVELPLFSYKSVLTATNNFSIANKLGEGGFGPVYKGKLFRGQEIAVKMLSKSSGQGLEEFRNETILIAKLQHRNLVRVLGCCIEQDEKILIYEYMPNKSLDFYLFDPTKKKMLNWETRIHIIEGIAQGLLYLHQHSRLRVIHRDLKPSNILLDSGMNPKISDFGMARIVEDNQTHANTRRIIGTYGYMSPEYAMEGLYSIKSDVFSFGVLLLEIVSGKKNTGFYNSESLNLLNYAWELWTTDQTLDLMDLIIGYPPSISILLRLVNVGLLCVQENPTDRPAMHDVVLMISNEHAPLPTPKKPAFVGGRIAMDRNSAVNMSAGVNNLLTISIMEPR